One Gossypium arboreum isolate Shixiya-1 chromosome 13, ASM2569848v2, whole genome shotgun sequence genomic window, AGTACAAACTAACAGTATCAGTGCAGAGATACCATCACTGTTGATGGAATACAAGTTCAAGTATGAACTAGGTCCAAAAAATAGTATCAACTAGATATAAAtggaaaattttaggggcaaaatatatatttacccaatataatattaaaaaatgttataatgtctatataaaaatttaataaataaaaagatatgtaaaactattaaatattaaactaaaaataatataaatattttttaaaaattaaagactAATATAAATTAATGATCTTAAATTAAGTTTAAATtagttatttataaatataaataaacttaaataaaattaaatttctaaTTTGAATCGAATTGAATTTGGATAAGCATAAACTATAATTTTTAACTCCGTAAAATATTGATTTAGCCTAGCCTTAAGTGATTATTTGAGGGGAGGGGTTGAACTTGAGGTGAGGGCTATGATGATGATGAAAGTGCTGAGGGTCACAAATTGCGAAATCAAAGGTGATAAataaaaacggatcaaaaacttTAGATTCATCAACATTTTATTCGAAACAAAACtttaaaaaaggaagaaaaaaatttgaactCCAACAAAATTAGCTAACAAACCAAAACGTCTAAGCAACATGTGTTAtaagagaaggaaaaaaaaaaaaacatgtttaaGAGCCTCTCTTAGGTTGTCTTTGGATCCAGCCTCCATTGTTTATGAAAGTGTTGATATCTAATAAATAGCTCAAATCCTTAGACGACAGCTTCTTCTCCCATGCCACACGCTTCGACTTGTTTGCCCCTGCTCCTGTACAATCTACTTCTGCATAAACTATACTATTTCTGCACAAATTTTATCAATGAAACTATCAAAAACTAACCATACCTAATTGACTCATTAGTTCCaacaaagataaaaaaaattccAAGGCCTAAAAATCTTACTCTTTCTTAACATAATTCCACGCTGACCAACCCTGTGGTACGATGATACCCGACATCCTCGTGCGGTAAAACAATACTCTGGCATAAGGTTTATATGCTCTTCCTAGATAAGCAGGACCTGTTCCGAATATCCATCCCTCTTTGAACACGAAACCACTATGATCAACTACGCTATCCCGAGCTTGAGCGGTGATATAAGCCGCCATGCCGCTACGTTGAGCCGATGCCGTTACATTTAAATTGCATCCCTACATGAAACTTTGAGTGTAAATATACCTCAATCACAGAGAGAGAGAGATTCGTGTGGTTATAACCGAGTCAATGCCTACTTGGTAAATTGATCTTCCGTTTCCCCATATGAAATCAACAGCACCTTCAATATAACAATTTTCAAAGTAATGACGACCTTCTGAATCTGTCAGTGTATCTTGTACACTTATAAACCCACATCGATAAAATGCAGCCATGTCTGCATTGATCAGAGCTGCTGGTGCCCATGTAATTGGTGTTCCAGGTTCAAGATTGTAAGTATTCTGTCAAACAAAAAAGGTTATTTGTTCAATATAATTGTGAATATTTTTAGACTTGAACGTGCAAAAAGTTAAAGTTGATAGACCTTGAATGTTATATCCATGGCAACAAAATCGTCAGCATACAAAGAGAGTGTAGAACTTTTAATAGAGTCACCCCCATCTCCAAACTGGACAATTGTCAACCTGTATGACTCTCCTTGAAGAAGAATTCTTGGTTTATCTCTAGGGATAGTCACCTTTTCACTAAACAAATATTAAAGCATAAGATTAGAGCTATAAATAAACCACTTCATTGGTccgcaaatatatatatatatatatatagacaccAAAGAGCTTCAGCGGTAAATATATTACTTGTAGATACCGGCTTTAACATGAATAAGTGTCCAAGCTTCATTGTTTGATGGAACAGAATCAATGGCATTTTGAATAGTGGTGAAACTCCCATGGCCTGATTGATCTACTATGATAGTTTTTCTAACTTGACCATCTGTCTTGGTTGACATCGAGAGGACTAAAACCAGCAAACTACTGTTGAGGAAGAAATTGAAAAACTGCATTTTTTAATGGAATAGGAGCTTAAGTATTGTAGAAAAATAGAATGACTTGGGTCAATATATATACCCTTTGAGATAATATGTTTGAACTGGAAAGTTAACAtttgttttcttctttttggCAGTTTATCTGGCAAAATtgggaaaataagccattttctGATAGATTATTATGAAAGAATCTGGTACTAGGGTGAGCCAGACAACTCAAGGCTGTGTTGACCAACAAGGCATAACTTTCCTTAATAAGGGGAAAACCATATTAGCACCCAAAAATCTGCTTTCCATAGATGGCTTTGAAACCGTTTTTACTCATAATGAAAAAGGACACTAATTTATAGGTGTTGTAAtccatataattaaaattttcagcTTCAATTTTGAAAGTCCaagttaatttttatttcaaatttcggGGGGCTTGactttgatttttgattttgactttgactttgactttgactttttatttatttgtgatTGTTATTAATATTACATATAAAAGAGATGACCATGCATGCAAAGATGGCAGCCATATTTTgcaaagggaaagaaaaaaaaggacaaCAATTAAAAGCAAAGAGAGGGTACAAGACAAGGCAAGGAATAACCATGTGAAAGTAGagaaaaagtacaaaaattaaatGTGATAGAGAAGCAGCATGGCAAGggggaaaataaaagaagaaaatttgGCTTTTAAAAAGTCCAAGCTTAAGGGGGCTCAAGGGTgagaaaaaaaacaaagaaagaaagagctCCAAGTAAGAGAAAACCAGAGAAAACCAAAGCTGAAAGAAAAGAGAATAGCAAGGAGCCACCACTAGATAAGTCAAGAGAGCAAGGAGAAAACAGAGACGTTACATGCGAAAGCCAAAGCTAAAAAGGATCGAGAAACCTTTAGCTGGTATAATTATATACACTTTGTTCTAACTTGAACTCATTTACTTTGTGTATGCATTGCAAAATCTTGTTTTGGGTATCATAACAAGATTCAACTGAGTTGAAATTTGTATTTTCAATACAAAGCAGAGATGACGGTGATTGAGGACGGTTCGCTTAGTGGGTGGAGAGTTGTAGATAATATAGTATGAGAGATGGAGGAAGTTGGGAGACGACAGTTGGAAGAGAGAGAGCGCCCTATCCCTCGTTCTTGAGGGATCTTTTAAAGGGTATCATTGTTCCTTCTTGAGGTACCACATGTTTTTTTTCTATTGGCTTCATATTCCCTAAAACTTAGTTGATTTATTGACGTCACTTCCTCTTAAGTATGAGTCATCATGTCAAGACAACGAGTAAATTTTACATACGGTAGACATGATGTCTTTGTCAAAGGTGTGGTCCCTTTAGGGTGTGCTCTCCTAGCTGTGGGCCTGGCCTTGACTGACAAAACTTGTTGTCACAAATTATCTTAGCTCATGAAACACCTTGCAAGAGCAATGTATCATGAGGCGGTTTCGCAAGATTTAAGTATAACAATATCTACTTTTGTAAACATTTCCCTTGAATGGCTTCTCTTGATACTTAAGCTCCTTGTGTTGCACATTTTGGTGCGATAATTTTGCTCATCATTTTGGACTCGACCGCCTTACTTTGCAGTCATTTGAAGCATTTGAAAATAATCATTGCTAaccaaattgttatttaaattgtttatgattttgataaaaaaaactaACTTGTTTATGATTAtggttataaaaaaaaaaaaaactttctttGTATCTTAATCTCAGGAAACTTGTCTTTTATGGTATGAAAAACATGTCGAATTCTTCCTTTTGGCACTAAAAGCATGTATTCCTTCTAAAGGATTTGTAATTCAGCACGAAAACTGGGACCATGTGAACTATAATGATTCTATGTTTCAAGTATGCACGAATGTATTTATGTTGACCTAAAACAGTTGTTAAGTTTACAAGCAGAGTGAGCAAAAGTGGTTGTAGAAGTGGGCACTTCTGCAATAACTGCGATAGCCACAATGAAAACATGGGATAACAAAATTGTTTATGTAGTTTGATTTTCCTATGTCTGCACAACTTAACTCAATGAGATGAATCCATTATCTTTGAAACAAATATAGCCAATGATTCTAGCTCTAATACATCTGAGTGAAGAATCCTCACTTTTGTATTTTAAAGACTAGACCTCTCACAGCTAAATTCTCCCTTAAGAACTTAACTTGTAAAACAAAACATACAAAGGTTTTACAATAAAAATGCTCTCTTACAAGTAACATTCCTTAGTGAACAAATAAGTGTTCTCAATACTCTATACATTCACCTATACAAGTCTCTcgattatataatattttttagaCTTGCTAATATAATGAAGATCAATTACAACCCCTTTTAAACAACAACTAAAATAGCtaaatacaatataatattaATGACCAAAGTAAAAATGATTGTTGGCAGATAAGTCTTTTAAGTTTCAATTCTATCCAACTTGCTTAATTTAAAGGATCCTCTATATATGTTTCTCCTAATGAATTGATTTTCATTTATGTGCTTGAATCATTccatgatatcaacacaatccaAAGATATGATTCAATAAATTGTCTATTTTCCAAATATGGCACATTGCAGCAACTTCAAATATTTCAATACTCATCCCTTTGAtaattttttgaacaaaataatattaagacaAGGAACTTGATAAACAATCAACCAAAGCTCCCCGTTAGCATGATCCCCTTACTCCAACAACTTTAACTTAGAAAACTATACAAGCCCAAATTCGCCCAGCCCACTAAGTcaaataaaacccaaaataaaataaaattaaacagttCAAATTATACCAAAACCCTAAGCCCAAGTGgcccaaaatctaaaaaaaaattcgGCAAAAAAAATGGATGAAGAAATCCTA contains:
- the LOC108462791 gene encoding probable pectinesterase 29, which produces MAAYITAQARDSVVDHSGFVFKEGWIFGTGPAYLGRAYKPYARVLFYRTRMSGIIVPQGWSAWNYVKKENSIVYAEVDCTGAGANKSKRVAWEKKLSSKDLSYLLDINTFINNGGWIQRQPKRGS